One Staphylococcus simiae genomic region harbors:
- the hisG gene encoding ATP phosphoribosyltransferase: protein MLRIAIAKGRLMDSLIDYLDRIQFNMLSDTLKKRQRQLLLKVNDLECILVKGSDVPIYVEQGIADIGIVGSDILDEQPYDINNLLALPFGHCHFAVAAKPQITTFHKIATSYTTTAEAFFKAQGIDVDIIKLNGSVELACVVDMVDGIVDIVQTGTTLTANGLVEQQHIKDIEARLITNKAAYFKKSQQIEQFIQSLEVSVAND from the coding sequence ATGCTAAGAATTGCGATAGCGAAGGGGCGGTTGATGGATAGCCTCATCGATTATTTAGATCGAATTCAATTTAATATGCTATCAGACACGCTCAAAAAAAGACAACGGCAATTATTATTAAAAGTTAATGATTTAGAATGTATTTTAGTTAAAGGTAGTGATGTACCTATCTACGTTGAACAAGGTATTGCCGATATAGGTATAGTAGGTAGCGACATTTTGGATGAACAACCTTATGATATTAATAATTTACTAGCATTACCATTTGGGCATTGTCACTTTGCAGTTGCCGCTAAACCACAAATAACAACTTTTCATAAAATAGCAACAAGTTATACAACGACTGCCGAAGCATTTTTCAAAGCGCAAGGCATTGATGTAGATATTATTAAACTCAATGGTTCAGTAGAACTAGCTTGTGTAGTAGACATGGTAGATGGCATCGTTGATATCGTTCAAACAGGTACTACGTTAACCGCGAATGGATTAGTTGAACAGCAACATATTAAAGATATAGAGGCTAGATTAATTACTAATAAAGCTGCTTATTTCAAAAAGTCACAACAGATAGAACAATTTATACAATCATTGGAGGTGTCGGTAGCGAATGATTAA
- a CDS encoding SAM hydrolase/SAM-dependent halogenase family protein: MGKYLVLQSDFGLGDGAVSAMYGVAHTVSDDIKVNNLTHEIPPYDIWVASYRLYQTVKYWSKGTVFVSVVDPGVGSDRRSIACLTSTGHYIITPDNGSLSHIKHYDGLDKVIEINEVTSRLPHSEESHTFHGRDVYAYNGARLAAEEIDFEQLGREIALNSIEELEIIEAQLNDGVLSGSIDVLDIRFGSLWTNIPLSYLKDLNVAHGDDLVVTILHHNNKVYQNIIKFARSFADVNVGEPLVYVNSLVNIGVAVNQDSFSDLYHIGTGNEWTIQLSKAPSIE, from the coding sequence ATGGGGAAATATTTAGTATTACAATCAGATTTTGGCTTAGGTGATGGTGCGGTGAGTGCGATGTATGGTGTAGCACATACTGTCAGTGATGATATTAAAGTAAATAATCTGACACATGAAATACCACCATACGATATTTGGGTAGCATCATATCGTTTATATCAAACTGTTAAATACTGGTCTAAAGGGACAGTGTTTGTATCTGTCGTTGACCCTGGTGTAGGTAGTGATCGTCGCAGTATCGCATGTTTAACATCGACTGGACATTATATTATTACACCTGATAATGGTTCTTTAAGTCATATTAAGCATTACGATGGTCTTGACAAGGTGATTGAAATCAATGAAGTGACAAGTCGATTACCACACTCTGAAGAAAGTCATACATTTCATGGGAGAGATGTTTATGCATATAATGGTGCACGATTGGCGGCAGAGGAGATTGATTTTGAGCAACTAGGTCGCGAAATAGCGTTAAATTCTATAGAAGAACTTGAAATTATAGAAGCACAGCTTAATGATGGGGTATTATCAGGCAGCATTGATGTCCTTGATATTAGGTTTGGATCGTTATGGACCAATATCCCTCTTTCCTATTTAAAAGATCTTAATGTAGCACATGGTGATGATTTAGTGGTGACTATCTTACATCATAATAACAAGGTATATCAAAATATTATCAAGTTCGCGCGTTCATTTGCAGATGTAAATGTTGGAGAACCATTAGTATATGTTAATTCGTTAGTCAATATTGGTGTGGCAGTTAATCAGGATTCATTTTCTGATTTGTATCACATTGGTACTGGCAACGAGTGGACAATTCAATTATCAAAAGCACCAAGTATAGAATAA
- a CDS encoding YceI family protein has protein sequence MTNFTFDGVHSSIEFQIKHLMVSKVKGTFEQFDVALTGDINDLSSLQATATIIPSSIDTKNADRDNHLRTGDFFATDEFDKITFVTTSVTDNTVTGNLTIKGVTHEETFDVEFNGVSKNPMDGSQVTGFIVTGKINRESYDMSFNQALETGGVMLGKDVKFEASVEFAISE, from the coding sequence ATGACTAACTTTACTTTTGACGGTGTACACAGCAGTATTGAATTTCAAATCAAACATTTAATGGTATCTAAGGTTAAAGGAACTTTTGAACAATTTGACGTAGCGCTTACAGGTGACATTAATGATTTAAGCTCATTACAAGCAACTGCTACAATTATTCCAAGTTCAATCGATACTAAAAATGCAGATCGTGACAATCACTTACGTACTGGTGATTTCTTTGCAACTGATGAATTTGATAAAATTACATTTGTAACTACATCTGTTACTGACAATACAGTAACTGGTAACTTAACAATTAAAGGTGTTACTCACGAAGAAACATTTGATGTTGAATTCAATGGTGTAAGTAAAAACCCTATGGACGGTTCACAAGTAACTGGCTTTATCGTAACTGGTAAAATCAACCGTGAATCTTATGACATGAGCTTTAACCAAGCTTTAGAAACAGGTGGCGTTATGTTAGGTAAAGACGTAAAATTCGAAGCTTCTGTAGAATTCGCAATTTCAGAGTAA
- the hisH gene encoding imidazole glycerol phosphate synthase subunit HisH — MIVIVDYGLGNIGNVARAVERLGYDVAISHEASMINRAQAVILPGVGHFKDAMLAIHRLKLDEILRDVKDKPIVGICLGMQLMYEHSDEGNVDGLGLVPGNITLINTILPVPHLGWNNLISNNDFLKKDVYFVHSYQAPMTQHVVAYASYGTHIPAIIQYNNCIGIQFHPEKSGDYGLKILQQALQGGFINDSNMAGN; from the coding sequence ATGATAGTTATTGTAGATTACGGATTAGGTAATATTGGTAATGTAGCAAGAGCAGTTGAGAGGTTAGGTTACGATGTCGCAATATCTCATGAGGCATCGATGATAAATAGAGCACAAGCAGTTATTTTGCCAGGGGTTGGTCACTTTAAAGATGCTATGTTAGCTATCCATCGGTTAAAACTAGATGAAATATTAAGAGATGTTAAAGATAAACCTATCGTTGGAATATGCCTTGGTATGCAATTAATGTATGAACACAGTGATGAAGGAAATGTTGATGGTTTAGGATTAGTACCTGGCAATATCACATTAATCAATACAATATTGCCAGTACCACATTTAGGATGGAATAACTTAATCAGTAATAATGACTTTTTAAAGAAAGATGTCTACTTTGTCCACTCATATCAAGCACCTATGACTCAACATGTCGTTGCTTATGCTTCATATGGTACACACATACCCGCAATTATTCAGTATAATAACTGCATTGGTATTCAATTTCACCCTGAGAAAAGTGGGGACTATGGTTTAAAGATTTTGCAACAAGCTTTGCAAGGGGGATTTATAAATGATTCAAATATGGCCGGCAATTGA
- a CDS encoding ABC transporter ATP-binding protein encodes MTEPIISFKDFSFQYHSQAEPTLHHVNIDIFPGEKVLVIGASGSGKSTFLNCINGLIPFKIKGDIKGELYINGLNAVDGNLHERSNIVGTVLQDTDGQFIGLTAAEDMAFLLENNLQSQDQMQEEVAFWADKVGIQHHLNHRPQDLSGGQKQRVSLGGILIHRAPILILDEPLANLDPRTGVETMSLLQQIHQDTQTTMLIVEHRLEEALDDTFDRVLLFKEGHLIADTTPSQLLKSTQLIEAGIREPLYSRVLKYADAPLQEIPNLANLKATAHHSAVQTAIQQWFKPANYRSYSNDNNTPLLSLEHVNFQYGTYSSKVLDDINLTINAGEMISIVGHNGAGKSTLAKAICGFVPATGNMKLNNKDFSHWSISERSNEVGYVMQNPNHMISEKMIYDEVALGLRLRHIAEEDIKQRVMEVLAICGLYTYRNWPIAALSYGQKKRVTIASILVLDPQIIILDEPTAGQDYRHYTEMMLFLEQLNQQGKIIIMITHDMHLLVEYTQRTLVIAEGRLIADTTPIAVLDSTELCELANLRQTSLYALAQQLNINNVQQFVSYFIEYDREVKRYE; translated from the coding sequence ATGACTGAACCCATTATATCGTTTAAAGATTTTAGTTTTCAGTATCATAGTCAAGCAGAACCTACGTTACATCATGTTAATATTGATATCTTCCCTGGGGAAAAGGTGTTAGTCATTGGTGCGTCAGGTAGTGGTAAGTCGACATTTTTAAATTGTATTAATGGTCTTATTCCTTTCAAGATAAAAGGTGACATCAAAGGAGAATTATATATTAATGGTTTAAATGCAGTCGATGGCAATTTACATGAAAGATCTAATATTGTAGGAACAGTCTTACAAGATACGGATGGACAATTTATTGGATTAACAGCAGCTGAAGATATGGCTTTTTTACTTGAAAACAATCTACAATCACAAGATCAGATGCAAGAAGAAGTTGCATTTTGGGCTGACAAAGTAGGCATCCAACATCATTTAAATCATAGACCGCAAGATTTATCAGGTGGACAGAAACAACGTGTTTCATTAGGTGGTATTTTGATTCACCGTGCACCTATTCTCATTCTTGATGAACCGTTAGCTAATTTAGATCCAAGGACGGGTGTTGAAACCATGTCGTTGTTACAACAAATACATCAAGATACACAGACAACCATGCTAATTGTTGAACATCGTTTAGAAGAAGCATTAGATGACACGTTTGATAGAGTGTTGTTATTTAAAGAAGGGCATCTCATTGCAGATACTACGCCATCACAATTATTAAAATCCACACAATTAATTGAAGCGGGTATTAGAGAACCTTTATATAGCAGAGTGTTGAAATATGCTGACGCACCGTTACAAGAGATACCAAATTTAGCAAACTTGAAGGCTACTGCGCATCATTCTGCAGTTCAAACAGCAATTCAGCAGTGGTTTAAACCGGCAAATTATCGTTCATATTCAAATGACAATAACACGCCACTTCTTAGCTTAGAGCATGTAAATTTTCAGTATGGAACATATAGCTCAAAAGTTTTAGATGATATCAATCTTACTATTAATGCTGGTGAGATGATCAGTATCGTAGGGCATAATGGTGCAGGTAAGTCTACTTTAGCTAAAGCAATTTGTGGCTTTGTACCAGCTACTGGAAATATGAAGTTAAATAATAAAGATTTCAGTCATTGGTCCATTAGCGAACGTTCTAATGAAGTGGGCTATGTGATGCAAAATCCTAACCATATGATTTCTGAAAAAATGATTTATGATGAAGTAGCACTAGGACTGCGATTGAGACACATAGCTGAAGAAGATATTAAACAACGTGTCATGGAAGTACTAGCAATTTGTGGACTATACACTTATCGCAATTGGCCAATAGCAGCTTTGAGCTATGGTCAAAAAAAGCGCGTGACTATTGCTTCAATTTTAGTACTAGATCCACAAATTATTATTTTAGACGAGCCAACAGCTGGTCAAGATTACCGACATTATACTGAAATGATGTTATTTTTAGAGCAGTTAAACCAACAAGGCAAGATAATTATAATGATTACTCATGATATGCATTTATTAGTAGAGTATACACAGCGCACGTTAGTCATAGCTGAAGGACGTTTAATTGCAGATACAACACCAATAGCTGTGTTAGATAGTACAGAATTATGTGAATTAGCTAATTTACGTCAAACTTCACTGTATGCTTTAGCACAACAACTCAATATAAATAACGTACAGCAATTCGTTAGTTATTTCATAGAGTATGATAGAGAGGTGAAGCGATATGAATGA
- the hisB gene encoding imidazoleglycerol-phosphate dehydratase HisB, with product MTYQKQRNTAETQLNITLTKEPIASKIDTGVGFLNHMLTLFTFHSGLSLTIEAQGDIDVDDHHVTEDIGIVIGQLLQDMIKDYPYMTRYGSMYIPMDETLARSVVDISGRPYLSFNAQFSKEKVGTFDTELVEEFFRSLVINARLTTHIDLLRGGNTHHEIEAIFKSFARALKIALTPSNEQVIPSSKGVIE from the coding sequence ATGACATATCAAAAACAACGTAACACGGCAGAAACACAACTTAATATTACACTGACTAAGGAACCAATAGCTTCTAAAATAGATACTGGTGTTGGCTTTTTGAATCATATGTTAACGCTGTTCACATTTCATAGTGGTTTATCTCTAACAATAGAGGCTCAAGGCGATATTGATGTGGATGATCATCATGTGACTGAAGATATTGGCATTGTTATTGGTCAGTTACTACAAGATATGATTAAAGATTACCCATATATGACACGTTACGGTTCAATGTATATTCCTATGGATGAAACGTTAGCTCGTTCGGTTGTCGATATCAGTGGTCGTCCATATTTATCATTTAATGCACAGTTCAGTAAAGAAAAAGTTGGTACCTTTGATACTGAACTTGTAGAAGAATTTTTTAGATCGTTAGTGATTAATGCGCGTTTAACGACACATATTGATTTGCTTCGAGGTGGTAATACACATCATGAAATTGAGGCTATTTTTAAGTCGTTTGCTCGTGCGCTAAAAATAGCATTAACTCCGTCTAATGAACAAGTCATTCCATCGTCGAAAGGCGTGATTGAATGA
- a CDS encoding polysaccharide deacetylase family protein, translating to MHKRYIPLFFIIISVVLLSSCSPSLPNHKNEAQASHPFAKYKSKVDDSWQDYHGQIYHVFYHPLITDPKIAFTREKNQAKGNNDWMITVSEFKKSLNELYKNNFMIINPHDAYDLSSNPIKIKHLKLPKGKKPLIISIDDMNYYTYMRHNGYADRLVLNKNKEVVSETTDHKGHATQSSNNDIVPILNQFVKEHPDFSLNGQKGVIALTGYEGVLGYRTNELTSKHYHKDKEDAKAVVRAMKRDGWSFASHSYGHINFAKTPIDGIKRDTTKWEKEVVPIVGKTDIFVFPHGAQDRHTPAYNYLVKEAGFKFIAGVGPNNYTVVSPTNVYQDRVAIDGLNLFEFKSKLKPFFNPIDVYSKVDRQYFKGDKNYEK from the coding sequence ATGCATAAACGATATATACCACTGTTTTTTATTATCATATCAGTTGTGCTATTAAGTAGTTGTTCCCCATCACTACCCAATCATAAAAATGAAGCTCAGGCATCGCACCCTTTTGCTAAATATAAATCAAAAGTTGATGACAGTTGGCAAGATTACCACGGTCAAATTTATCATGTTTTCTATCATCCATTAATTACAGACCCTAAAATTGCTTTTACACGTGAAAAAAACCAGGCTAAAGGAAACAATGATTGGATGATTACAGTAAGTGAATTTAAAAAATCATTAAATGAATTATATAAAAATAACTTTATGATTATTAATCCACATGATGCATATGATTTATCGTCCAACCCAATTAAAATAAAACATTTAAAATTACCAAAAGGTAAAAAGCCATTAATTATTTCAATTGATGATATGAACTATTATACATATATGAGACATAACGGTTATGCAGACCGCTTAGTACTAAATAAAAATAAAGAAGTTGTATCTGAGACTACAGATCATAAAGGACATGCGACGCAATCATCTAATAATGACATTGTGCCAATCCTTAATCAATTTGTGAAAGAGCATCCTGATTTTTCCTTAAATGGTCAAAAAGGTGTAATAGCTTTAACAGGATATGAAGGGGTCTTAGGGTACCGTACCAATGAATTAACTAGTAAGCATTATCATAAAGATAAAGAAGATGCCAAAGCAGTTGTTAGAGCTATGAAAAGAGATGGTTGGTCATTTGCTAGTCACTCATATGGACATATTAATTTTGCTAAAACACCAATAGATGGCATAAAAAGAGATACGACTAAATGGGAGAAAGAAGTGGTACCAATTGTTGGCAAGACAGATATTTTTGTCTTCCCACATGGTGCTCAAGATAGACATACACCAGCATATAATTATTTAGTGAAAGAAGCTGGCTTTAAATTTATTGCAGGTGTTGGACCAAACAATTATACTGTGGTCTCTCCTACAAATGTTTATCAAGATAGAGTTGCAATTGATGGTTTAAATTTATTTGAATTTAAATCAAAACTTAAACCATTTTTTAACCCAATCGATGTGTATAGTAAAGTAGATCGCCAATATTTTAAAGGTGACAAGAACTACGAAAAATAA
- the hisD gene encoding histidinol dehydrogenase: MINAQQFLSEFSEQEPLDESLYPLIKEICHNVKLHGDKALKQYNLTFDHTATEHLEISANQLKEAYDTLNSKTKQALELSCDRIKTYQQQIKYDNHNNPTTSETFEVYHPIEKVGIYVPGGKASYPSTVLMTATLAKVAGVDHIVVVTPPQTKGLSQEVLAACYITGVDQVFQVGGAQSIAALTYGTETIPKVDKIVGPGNQFVAYAKKYLFGQVGIDQIAGPTELAVIIDDTANLDAIVYDVFAQAEHDELARTYIISESYQLLEDLEHRIQNILPTIQRYDIVAASMKNYNYLIHVADMDEACKVMNTIAPEHASIQTNRPQEYIEHIKYVGALFIGHYSPEVIGDYVAGPSHVLPTNQTARFTNGLSVNDFLTRHAVINLKQQTFEDIADAAQHTAQVESLYNHQQSILIRQQ, encoded by the coding sequence ATGATTAACGCACAACAATTTTTATCAGAATTTTCAGAACAAGAGCCGTTAGATGAATCCTTATATCCACTTATTAAAGAGATTTGTCACAATGTAAAACTTCATGGAGATAAAGCTTTGAAGCAATACAATTTAACCTTTGACCATACAGCAACAGAGCATTTAGAAATTTCGGCAAATCAACTTAAAGAGGCATATGACACATTAAATTCTAAGACAAAACAAGCTTTAGAACTTAGTTGTGACAGGATAAAAACGTATCAACAACAAATTAAGTATGACAATCATAACAATCCTACAACTAGCGAAACATTCGAAGTCTATCATCCAATAGAAAAAGTGGGTATTTATGTGCCTGGAGGTAAGGCAAGTTATCCTTCTACAGTATTGATGACGGCCACGTTAGCTAAAGTTGCTGGTGTTGATCATATTGTTGTCGTGACCCCTCCTCAAACGAAAGGTCTATCTCAAGAAGTATTAGCTGCATGTTATATCACAGGTGTCGATCAAGTATTTCAAGTAGGTGGTGCACAAAGTATTGCAGCATTGACCTATGGTACGGAGACCATACCAAAGGTCGATAAAATTGTAGGGCCAGGTAATCAGTTTGTAGCGTATGCTAAAAAATATTTATTTGGACAAGTGGGCATTGATCAAATTGCAGGTCCAACAGAACTAGCTGTCATTATTGATGACACTGCCAATCTCGATGCTATTGTCTACGATGTATTTGCACAAGCAGAACATGATGAATTAGCACGTACATATATCATTAGTGAAAGCTATCAACTACTAGAAGACTTAGAACATAGAATTCAGAATATACTTCCAACCATCCAGCGATATGATATCGTCGCAGCGAGTATGAAAAATTATAATTATTTAATTCACGTTGCTGACATGGATGAGGCATGTAAAGTAATGAATACGATTGCGCCAGAGCATGCATCTATTCAAACGAATCGTCCACAAGAATATATTGAACACATCAAATACGTAGGTGCATTATTTATCGGTCATTATTCTCCAGAGGTCATTGGAGATTATGTTGCTGGGCCGAGTCATGTATTACCAACAAATCAAACTGCTAGATTTACCAATGGCTTATCAGTAAATGATTTTTTAACGCGACATGCTGTTATTAATTTGAAACAACAAACATTTGAAGACATTGCTGATGCTGCACAACATACTGCCCAAGTTGAATCACTTTACAACCACCAACAATCTATTCTAATTCGTCAACAATAA
- a CDS encoding ECF-type riboflavin transporter substrate-binding protein, with product MNKQGISVKTIVAIGIGAAVFVILGRFVVIPTGFPNTNIETSYAFLSLISVIFGPFAGLMIGLIGHAVKDFTTYGSAWWSWVICSGIIGFLYGWIGLKINLSSGQFSKKAMVYFNVAQVVANIVCWAIIAPFLDILIYSEPANKVFTQGMISAVLNIISVGIIGTLLIKAYAATQIKKGSLHKE from the coding sequence ATGAATAAACAAGGTATTTCAGTTAAGACAATTGTCGCAATAGGTATTGGCGCAGCAGTGTTCGTTATTTTAGGTCGTTTTGTAGTCATTCCAACAGGGTTTCCAAATACGAATATAGAGACTTCTTATGCATTTTTATCACTTATTTCAGTTATATTTGGTCCGTTTGCTGGCTTAATGATTGGTTTAATTGGTCATGCTGTAAAAGATTTCACTACATATGGTAGTGCTTGGTGGAGTTGGGTAATATGTTCAGGAATTATTGGTTTCTTATATGGTTGGATTGGCTTGAAGATTAATTTATCTTCAGGACAATTTTCTAAAAAAGCTATGGTTTATTTTAATGTCGCACAAGTTGTAGCTAACATTGTTTGTTGGGCAATTATTGCGCCATTTTTAGATATTTTAATATATAGTGAACCAGCAAATAAAGTTTTCACACAAGGTATGATTTCAGCAGTGTTAAATATCATTTCTGTAGGTATTATAGGGACATTATTAATTAAAGCATATGCAGCTACACAAATTAAAAAAGGTAGTTTACATAAAGAATAA
- a CDS encoding ATP phosphoribosyltransferase regulatory subunit yields the protein MKEAKQIIALKETETAFLSYFNQQNYRLVDFNVIEKLDWQQLNYEDLQQMGERSFWQHDRQIYALRNDFTDQLLRYYTMYPTDAEKVAYTGMIIRNNDTATQVGIEHYQPTLANVQHSLQLFIDFIMTKLNDQVNFVVLGHYQLLDALLEKELQTNEVLAMIEERNLSGLAQHLSSSHPVIQLLQHNTITQFNQLDHYISPKHTALQELKVWQQWLLAQGYNDIHLDLTAQPPRSYYKGLFIQCHLTHRDRILTGGYYEGAIEGFGLGLTL from the coding sequence GTGAAAGAAGCAAAGCAAATCATAGCATTAAAGGAAACAGAAACAGCATTCTTATCATACTTTAATCAACAAAACTATCGTCTGGTTGATTTTAATGTTATTGAGAAACTTGATTGGCAACAATTAAATTACGAAGACTTACAACAGATGGGGGAGCGAAGTTTTTGGCAACACGATCGACAAATTTATGCTTTGAGAAATGATTTTACAGACCAATTATTACGTTACTATACGATGTATCCAACTGATGCTGAAAAAGTAGCGTATACAGGCATGATTATTCGTAATAATGATACAGCAACTCAAGTAGGCATAGAGCATTATCAGCCAACATTAGCGAATGTACAGCATAGTTTGCAATTGTTTATTGATTTCATAATGACAAAGTTAAATGATCAAGTTAATTTCGTTGTGTTAGGTCATTATCAATTGCTAGATGCACTTTTAGAAAAAGAGCTTCAAACGAATGAAGTATTAGCAATGATTGAAGAACGTAATTTGTCGGGTTTAGCACAACATTTATCATCTAGTCATCCGGTGATACAACTGTTACAACACAATACGATTACGCAGTTCAATCAATTAGATCATTATATCTCACCAAAACACACTGCGCTCCAAGAGTTAAAGGTTTGGCAGCAATGGCTATTAGCCCAAGGTTATAATGACATTCATTTAGATTTAACTGCTCAGCCACCAAGGTCCTATTACAAAGGACTGTTCATACAGTGTCACTTAACTCATAGAGACCGTATCTTAACAGGTGGTTACTATGAAGGAGCTATAGAAGGTTTCGGTTTAGGATTGACATTATAA
- a CDS encoding pyridoxal phosphate-dependent aminotransferase — MIYIDKNESPITPLDNETMTSIITSTPYNLYPDEAYQHFKESYAQFYQLSPAQLIAANGSDELIQKLMLIMPEGPVLTLNPDFFMYQAYAAQVQRPIEFVQATQTLDFKLNDILQRIDEVQPSFFIMSNPHNPSGKQYDLSFLTAIANKMQDIGGYFVIDEAYLDYGDAYEITMSSHILRMRTLSKAFGIAGLRLGVLISTPETIQLIERIEHPYPLNVLTLNIATYIFEHDKETGQFIAIQRALAQQLRTIFDSYVADVMTVYPSNTNFVLTQGERAQHLGQYILNKGFQPRFYDELGMEDLVRYSIATVEQLQQLEHIVKEWRAQYDISKTT; from the coding sequence ATGATTTATATAGATAAAAATGAAAGTCCCATAACACCATTGGATAATGAGACGATGACGTCGATTATAACGAGTACACCTTATAATTTATATCCAGATGAAGCGTATCAACATTTTAAAGAGTCATATGCACAATTTTATCAACTATCACCAGCACAACTGATTGCAGCAAATGGCTCGGATGAATTAATTCAAAAATTGATGTTAATTATGCCAGAAGGACCGGTATTAACTTTGAATCCAGATTTCTTTATGTATCAAGCATATGCCGCGCAAGTACAAAGACCTATTGAATTTGTACAAGCAACACAAACTTTAGATTTCAAGTTGAATGATATATTGCAGCGAATCGATGAAGTACAACCATCTTTCTTTATTATGAGTAATCCACACAATCCATCTGGAAAGCAATATGATCTTTCTTTCTTAACAGCTATAGCTAACAAAATGCAAGACATTGGAGGTTATTTCGTTATCGATGAAGCATATTTAGACTACGGGGATGCTTATGAAATAACTATGTCGTCACATATATTAAGGATGAGAACATTGTCCAAAGCCTTTGGTATTGCAGGACTACGTTTAGGTGTTTTAATAAGTACACCTGAAACAATTCAACTTATTGAGCGCATTGAGCACCCGTATCCGTTGAATGTACTTACTTTGAATATTGCCACTTATATATTTGAACATGATAAAGAAACAGGGCAGTTTATCGCTATTCAAAGAGCATTAGCACAACAATTAAGAACCATTTTTGATAGCTATGTAGCAGATGTGATGACCGTATATCCATCCAACACAAACTTTGTCTTAACTCAAGGAGAACGAGCGCAACACTTAGGTCAGTATATTTTAAATAAAGGCTTTCAACCTCGTTTTTATGATGAATTAGGTATGGAAGATTTAGTGAGGTATTCTATAGCAACAGTCGAGCAGTTACAGCAATTGGAACACATCGTCAAAGAATGGAGAGCGCAATATGACATATCAAAAACAACGTAA
- a CDS encoding energy-coupling factor transporter transmembrane component T family protein, whose protein sequence is MNDNTLGYHQGNSVIHHINATAKLIFLLCISIAAMTTYDTRYLIIISIISIGLFKMSQLKWRQVSFVIKFIGFFTVINIIAVYLFDPEYGVRLYGHRTVLLDGIGRFTVTSQELFYLCNLCLKYVSTVPLALVFLMTTNPSHFAASLNKVGVNYKISYAVALALRYIPDIQETYHNISLAQQARGFEMSRKASLLKRLKGISHIVVPLIFSSLDRIDTISTAMELRQFGHYKKRTWYVGQKFNSIDYGVIAITIILLVLVVVCFFINGGRFYNPWQ, encoded by the coding sequence ATGAATGATAATACATTAGGTTATCATCAAGGGAATAGCGTTATTCATCATATCAATGCCACAGCAAAATTAATTTTTTTGTTATGTATCTCCATAGCTGCAATGACAACTTATGATACAAGATATTTAATTATTATTAGTATCATATCGATTGGCTTATTTAAAATGTCTCAATTAAAATGGAGACAAGTGAGCTTTGTCATTAAGTTTATCGGCTTTTTTACGGTTATTAATATCATTGCAGTATACTTGTTCGACCCTGAATATGGTGTTAGATTATATGGTCATCGCACGGTCTTACTAGATGGTATCGGTCGATTCACTGTGACGTCACAAGAACTTTTTTATTTATGTAACTTATGTCTTAAATATGTCAGTACAGTACCATTAGCATTAGTATTTTTAATGACAACTAATCCGAGTCATTTTGCTGCCAGTTTAAATAAAGTTGGTGTTAATTATAAAATTAGTTATGCAGTTGCTTTAGCACTGCGATATATTCCGGATATTCAAGAAACGTATCATAATATTTCATTAGCACAACAAGCTAGAGGATTTGAAATGTCTAGAAAAGCATCTTTGTTGAAGAGACTTAAAGGTATTAGTCATATTGTAGTACCACTTATTTTTTCAAGTTTAGATAGAATAGATACTATTAGCACTGCAATGGAATTACGCCAATTTGGACATTATAAAAAAAGAACATGGTATGTGGGTCAGAAGTTTAACAGTATCGATTATGGTGTCATTGCCATTACTATTATATTGCTTGTATTAGTAGTCGTATGCTTTTTCATAAATGGCGGACGATTCTATAATCCATGGCAATAA